The following coding sequences lie in one Sedimentibacter sp. MB35-C1 genomic window:
- a CDS encoding ABC transporter ATP-binding protein: MLTLSNVSSGYNGYDIVKNIDLHVSEGESLCVLGPNGCGKTTLIKTIAGIIPHKGFIKIDGREISLMKRTEIAKKIAVMNQISSIYFSYTVYETVLLGRYLHMKERTFKEPSAIDREYTEKCLKAVDLLNLKNKQINTLSGGQLQRVYLARALAQEPSIILLDEPTNHLDLKNQAELIDFLKVWSKQKGHAVIGVLHDLNLAMKLADNVLLLKNGNIAAYGRAEDIISSKTINDVYDMDVAGYMIKSLKYWESF, encoded by the coding sequence ATGCTCACTTTATCAAATGTTTCTTCAGGATACAACGGTTATGACATAGTGAAAAATATAGACTTACACGTCTCTGAAGGTGAAAGTCTCTGTGTTTTAGGGCCAAATGGATGCGGAAAAACAACCCTTATAAAGACGATAGCCGGTATTATACCTCACAAAGGCTTCATAAAAATAGACGGCAGAGAAATATCCTTAATGAAAAGAACAGAAATAGCAAAAAAAATAGCAGTTATGAACCAAATATCCAGCATTTATTTTTCCTATACAGTATATGAAACTGTACTTTTGGGCAGATATCTTCATATGAAAGAAAGAACATTTAAGGAACCTTCTGCCATAGACAGAGAATATACAGAAAAATGCCTGAAAGCCGTCGATCTGTTAAACCTGAAAAACAAGCAGATTAACACACTATCCGGAGGACAACTTCAAAGAGTATATCTTGCAAGAGCCCTGGCACAAGAGCCAAGTATCATACTTCTTGATGAACCGACAAACCACCTTGACCTTAAAAATCAGGCTGAGCTTATAGATTTTTTAAAAGTTTGGTCCAAACAGAAAGGCCATGCAGTTATAGGAGTACTTCACGATTTGAACTTAGCCATGAAGCTTGCAGATAACGTGCTTCTTCTTAAAAACGGTAACATAGCTGCCTATGGAAGAGCTGAGGATATAATTTCTTCGAAAACAATTAATGACGTATACGATATGGATGTAGCAGGCTATATGATTAAATCTTTAAAATATTGGGAAAGCTTTTAA
- a CDS encoding GerMN domain-containing protein, whose amino-acid sequence MKKILISALLLMLILTACENGNITEESNIPNEYRIEDFYPLTENAKYIYEGVGNEYTSYTVFIDYKTDSRVQIRTNNGGSESVKVLELKDGQLKEVFFRGETYFRENFADDEYTESKILLKEPLKEGNSWLTGENSETVITNISKKVVTTQGNLDAIEVTTKNNNETVIEYYARNKGLVKTVNKGEGYETVSTLSDIENNVPFIQTVTLFYPDINGINLNTIDVPVSFNTNDEPKDVIEKTLKDLSVYEIFSPNTKINELYYSLEENSAHIDLSKEFITEMNLGAGFEEKVLTCIANTLGTYYDTHIVYLTIEGGPYESGHIILEEGEPLSVDYSNTKIHE is encoded by the coding sequence ATGAAAAAAATACTTATTTCTGCCTTGTTACTCATGCTAATTTTAACCGCATGCGAGAACGGCAACATCACTGAAGAGTCCAATATACCTAATGAATATAGAATCGAAGATTTTTACCCTTTAACTGAAAACGCTAAGTACATATATGAAGGTGTAGGAAACGAATATACGTCATATACGGTCTTCATAGATTATAAAACTGATAGCAGAGTACAGATAAGGACCAATAACGGAGGGTCCGAGTCTGTTAAAGTTCTAGAATTAAAAGACGGACAGCTGAAAGAAGTATTCTTCAGAGGCGAGACATATTTCCGTGAAAATTTTGCAGATGATGAATATACAGAAAGTAAAATTCTTCTTAAAGAACCTTTAAAAGAAGGAAACAGCTGGTTAACAGGAGAAAATTCCGAAACCGTAATAACTAATATTTCCAAAAAAGTTGTAACTACTCAAGGAAACTTAGATGCTATTGAGGTAACAACAAAAAATAACAATGAAACCGTAATTGAATACTATGCAAGAAATAAAGGACTAGTTAAAACCGTAAATAAAGGAGAAGGTTACGAAACTGTTTCAACATTGTCCGATATTGAAAATAATGTTCCTTTCATTCAAACTGTAACACTATTTTATCCTGATATAAACGGCATAAATTTAAACACAATCGACGTGCCTGTATCTTTTAATACCAATGATGAACCTAAGGATGTAATTGAAAAAACCTTAAAAGATTTGTCTGTTTACGAAATATTCAGTCCCAATACAAAAATAAATGAACTTTATTACAGCCTTGAAGAAAACAGCGCCCATATTGACTTATCTAAAGAATTTATAACTGAAATGAATTTAGGCGCCGGATTTGAAGAAAAGGTACTTACATGTATTGCAAATACTCTTGGGACCTACTACGACACTCATATTGTATATCTTACAATTGAAGGAGGCCCTTATGAATCGGGGCACATAATTCTTGAAGAAGGAGAACCGTTGTCAGTTGATTACAGCAATACAAAAATTCATGAATAA